The DNA segment TGTCGAGCAACACGGCAAGCGCCTGATCGTCGACGCCATGAGCTCGTTCGGCGCACTGCCGGTGGATGCGCAGAAGGTGCCGTTCGATGCGCTGATCGCAGCCTCCGGCAAATGTCTGGAAGGCGTACCGGGGATGGGCTTTGTCTTCGCGCGCAAAGCATCACTGGCCGCTGCCGCCGGCAATTCGCATTCATTGGCGATGGACCTGTTCGACCAGCACACCTACCTGCAGAAGACCGGGCAATGGCGCTTCACCCCGCCGACCCACGTGGTCGCGGCGCTGCACGAAGCCTTGCAGCAATATAGCGAAGAAGGTGGCCTGCCGGCGCGGCATGCGCGCTATGCCGCCAACTGCCAGGCGCTGATGGAAGAGATGGCCAGACTCGGTTTGCGCAGTTTTCTGCCGGCAGCCATTCAGGCGCCGATCATTGCCACGTTCCATGCGCCGAATGACCCGCGTTATCAGTTCAAGGACTTCTACGAACGGGTCAAGGCTAAGGGTTACATCCTTTATCCCGGCAAGTTGACCCAATTGGAAACCTTCCGCATCGGCTGCATCGGCCACGTCACCCCGGACGACATGCGCCTGGCTGTCGCGGCTGTCGGCGAAGTGCTGCTCGAGATGGAAGTGCTCGATATCTGAACCCTACACAAATCCCCTGCAGGAGTGAGCCTGCTCGCGATGAGGGCGTGTCAGTCGACGAAGATGTTCATGTTCGACCGCTATCGCGAGCAGGCTCACTCCTACATTTGAAGCGCATTTCAATTCAGGAATTTCGTTGCCATGAATTACACCAACCCCACCCAACTGCATGCCGCCATCCTCGACTGGGCCGGCACCGTGGTCGATTTCGGCTCGTTCGCACCGACGCAGATTTTCGTCGAGGCGTTCGCCGAGTTCGACGTGCAGGTGTCCATCGAAGAAGCCCGTGGCCCAATGGGCATGGGCAAATGGGACCACATCCGCACGCTGTGCGATCAGCCGCAAGTCGCCGAGCGCTATCGCAAGGCGTTCGGCCGCACGCCGACCGACGATGATGTCACTGCCATCTATAACCGCTTCATGCCACTGCAGATCGAAAAAATCGCCGAGCACTCGGCGCTGATTCCTGGCGCCCTGGAGACCATCGCCAGCCTGCGCGAGCAAGGCATCAAGATCGGTTCCTGCTCGGGTTACCCGAAACAGGTGATGGACAAGGTTGTCGAACTGGCCGCGCGCAACGGTTATGTCGCCGACCATGTGGTCGCCACCGATGAAGTGCCGAACGGTCGCCCATGGCCGGCGCAAGCGCTGGCCAACGTCATTGCGCTGGGCATCGATGACATCGCGGCCTGCGTGAAGATCGACGACACCGTGCCGGGCATTCTCGAAGGCCGCCGCGCCGGAATGTGGACCGTCGCGCTGATCTGCTCGGGCAATGCGCTGGGGCTCGATTATCAGGATTTCCGCGCCTTGGGCAGCGATGATCTGGCCAGCGAGCGCAAGCGTATCCACGCATTGTTCGCAGGCTCGCGCCCGCATTACATGATCGACACCATCAGCGACTTGCCCGAAGTGATTGCCGACATCAACCAGCGGCTGGCCAAGGGTGAAATGCCGCAGCAACATTGATTGCGCCGAAATGAACACCGCTGACTGTTCAGGAAGTCAGCGGTGTTTTCGTATTTCAAAGGCGAGTATTGATCAAGAAACAACAACTTTTAGTTCCCGAACTTACTCAGAGATCAGATTGCCTGCGGCGTCATAGGCAAGTCCATCCGGATACTTGATACTTCCATCCGGAAACTTTGTTGTTCCATCTGCCCAGACAATATGTCCATCAGCATATTCAATTGTGTCATCGGGCCAGACGATTCGTCCGTCAGGGTACTGCACCCGACCATCCTCGTGCTGAATGATGCCATCGGGACGCGTAACCGACGTTTTATCCGCATCGATCAGGCTACCGTCCGGTAATGTCGTCGAGCCATCCTGATGAGTCGTGGCGCCAAATGTCTGGATCAAGGCAATCAAAGCTATCGGATCAATATTGACGTTAACTGTCGGCCACGGCATTGGCGGTCGTTTCGTGCTGACCGGATCGGTCGGGCTGGTCGGGGTTACAGGTTTGGTGGGTGCCACCGGCCGGGTTGGTGCTACAGGCTTGGTTGGCGTCACCGGACGGGTTGGCGCTACGGGTTTGGTCGGTGTTGTCGGGCGGGTTGGCGCTACGGGTTTGGTCGGCGTTGTCGGGCGGGTTGGCGCTACGGGTTTGGTTGGCGTCACCGGGCGGGTTGGCGTTACGGGTTTGGTCGGCGTTGTCGGGCGGGTCGGCGTGACAGGCTTGGGTGGGGTAACGGAGGGCCGCGGCCGCGGTACAGGCGGCTTGGCCATCGCCTTTTTTACAGTATATCCATTTACTTTGCGGGAAAATAAGTTAGTTCTCATAATTATTAAACTCATGCAATTGAAGTTGGTAACCGTGATCCTTGAAAACCCATTCAAGAACCTGAGCAAACAGTATCCATCATGCTCAACCAACTCAAACACCAAGCAAACACAAGATATAAACAACAAACCGTTACATCCATTTATTACAAACACTCCGATAACTTTTAATCGAAATTAATCTAAAACAACCAAGACTGATCTTCGCTACATTTCCTGCCCCGGCTACAAAAAACATGAATAGCTCGGTAGAAACATCGCTTGAGGTTTAGAGTTGATACAGGTCGTCGGTTACTGGCTCATCGGCCTGCATGCGCTGGCGGGGATTTATCACCATTACGTGGTGCGCGATAACACGTTGCTGCGGATGATGCCCAAGCGCGGCTGAGCGTCAGCGGCCGGCAAGCATGGCGCGCCGGCCCTGCAAGCCACCGCTGTGCACGAACAGCAGCCGCGTGCCCGGCGCAAACCGGCCGGCCTCGACCTGCTGCTTGAGCGCCAGCAAGGCCTTGCCTGTGTACAGCGGCTCCAGCGGCACACCGCTGGCCTGTTCGGTCTGCTCGATGAACGCCAGCAAGGCCGGATCGATTTTGGCAAAACCGCCCCGACTGGCATCGAACAAGGTGTATCCGCCGCAGCCCTGCCCGGCCGGGTGCAGAATCGATTCGATTTGCGCCGCCACGCCGTGATCTCCCGGCACCGCCAACGCGCCATAAACGTGTCGCGCACCGGCCTCGGCGAGCACCAGCCCGGCCAGCGTCGTTCCGGTGCCGCAGGCCAGCCACCAGGCGTGAAAATCTTGCCAGCCCAGCGCCGCCAACTGCGTTTGCGCCTGAGAATGAATGGCCGCACAGCCGCGTGCGCCGGCCAATCCCCCGCCACCCTCCGGCACCGCATACAGCTGTGGATATTGCGCCTGCCAAGGCTCCCAGAATCCAGACTCGTTACGGGCGCGATAGCCGCTGTAACCCAACCAGTGCAGTTGCATACCGAACGCCTGCAAATCCTCCACTGTCGGCGTTTGCTGCGCATGTCCGCGCAACAGGCCGACCGTGGCGAACCCCAAGCGCTGGCCCGCCGCTGCCAGCGCATGCAGGTGATTGGAATGCGCACCGCCGAGGCTGATGATGCCCTCGGCGCCGGCACGCTCGGCTGCGTTAAGGTGTTCGGTGAGTTTGAACCATTTGTTGCCGCTGATCAGCGGGTCGATCTGGTCGAGCCGCAGGATCGCCACTTCGATGCCGGCAGCGCTGAGCCAGTCCAGGCGAAGGTGTTCGAGAGGGGCATGGGGTAGCCAGTTGGCGGGGGGCAAAAGCATGGATGCCGGCTCTGTAGCAAAGAGCCGGCATCTTAACAGCCAGGCGTTAAAAATCTGCCAGCGTACGCCAGTCCCTGAGCGAGCCTGCTCGCGAAAGCGTCGTGTCAGGCGACTTATAAACTGACTGACATTGCGCCTTCGCGAGCAGGCTCACTCCTACAGGTCCAGCGCTGAGCTCAAAGCTCAGCGGCCAGCCGCGAGCCTTGATTGATTGCGCGCTTGGCATCCAATTCTGCCGCCACATCGGCGCCGCCGATCAAATGCACGTTCTGCCCCGCCTCGACCAAGCCATCATGCAATTCGCGCAGCGGATCCTGCCCCGCGCAAATCACGATGTTGTCCACCGCCAGCACTTGCGGCTCACCGGTTTCGCCGATGCGGATGTGCAGGCCGTCGTCATCGATGCCGAGGTATTCGACACTGTTGAGCATCTGCACCTGCTTGTTCTTCAGACCGGTACGGTGAATCCAGCCGGTGGTTTTACCGAGGCCGTCGCCCACCTTGGTTTTCTTGCGCTGCAACA comes from the Pseudomonas granadensis genome and includes:
- the phnX gene encoding phosphonoacetaldehyde hydrolase, translated to MNYTNPTQLHAAILDWAGTVVDFGSFAPTQIFVEAFAEFDVQVSIEEARGPMGMGKWDHIRTLCDQPQVAERYRKAFGRTPTDDDVTAIYNRFMPLQIEKIAEHSALIPGALETIASLREQGIKIGSCSGYPKQVMDKVVELAARNGYVADHVVATDEVPNGRPWPAQALANVIALGIDDIAACVKIDDTVPGILEGRRAGMWTVALICSGNALGLDYQDFRALGSDDLASERKRIHALFAGSRPHYMIDTISDLPEVIADINQRLAKGEMPQQH
- a CDS encoding 2-aminoethylphosphonate--pyruvate transaminase, which translates into the protein MRNAEPILLTPGPLTTSARTRQAMMVDWGSWDDRFNQLTASLCEQLLAIVNAAATHHCVPLQGSGTFAVEAAIGTLVPRDGKILVLINGAYGKRLANICEVLGRSFSTFETAEDEPTTAADVDRLLRADRSITHVALIHCETSTGILNPLAEIAEVVEQHGKRLIVDAMSSFGALPVDAQKVPFDALIAASGKCLEGVPGMGFVFARKASLAAAAGNSHSLAMDLFDQHTYLQKTGQWRFTPPTHVVAALHEALQQYSEEGGLPARHARYAANCQALMEEMARLGLRSFLPAAIQAPIIATFHAPNDPRYQFKDFYERVKAKGYILYPGKLTQLETFRIGCIGHVTPDDMRLAVAAVGEVLLEMEVLDI
- a CDS encoding 1-aminocyclopropane-1-carboxylate deaminase/D-cysteine desulfhydrase, coding for MLLPPANWLPHAPLEHLRLDWLSAAGIEVAILRLDQIDPLISGNKWFKLTEHLNAAERAGAEGIISLGGAHSNHLHALAAAGQRLGFATVGLLRGHAQQTPTVEDLQAFGMQLHWLGYSGYRARNESGFWEPWQAQYPQLYAVPEGGGGLAGARGCAAIHSQAQTQLAALGWQDFHAWWLACGTGTTLAGLVLAEAGARHVYGALAVPGDHGVAAQIESILHPAGQGCGGYTLFDASRGGFAKIDPALLAFIEQTEQASGVPLEPLYTGKALLALKQQVEAGRFAPGTRLLFVHSGGLQGRRAMLAGR